One part of the Lytechinus pictus isolate F3 Inbred chromosome 3, Lp3.0, whole genome shotgun sequence genome encodes these proteins:
- the LOC129257676 gene encoding ferrochelatase, mitochondrial-like, with amino-acid sequence MLDELHIIDVGPLPWLGPQTDDAMKGLCKNGKKNILLVPIAFVNDHIETLHELDLEYATELAEECGAENVRRASSLNDSPIFIEAMAHLVSDHLKSRQVCSRQLPLRCPMCVNAVCGKTKEFFASQKL; translated from the exons GTTGGTCCACTACCATGGTTAGGCCCTCAGACAGATGATGCCATGAAAGGATTGTGTAAGAATGGCAAGAAGAACATCCTGCTTGTTCCTATCGCCTTTGTTAATGACCACATAGAGACCTTGCATGAGCTAGACCTGGAGTATGCCACAGAACTTGCTGAAGAG TGTGGTGCAGAGAATGTAAGAAGAGCATCATCCCTAAATGACAGTCCTATCTTCATTGAG GCCATGGCTCATCTTGTGAGTGATCATCTCAAGTCCAGGCAGGTGTGTTCACGACAGCTCCCCCTACGCTGCCCCATGTGTGTCAACGCAGTCTGTGGCAAGACCAAGGAGTTCTTTGCTTCCCAGAAGCTATGA